The region CGTTGGAGGAAGAGGCACTCGTTGGCGTCGTTGAGGAAGAGGATGTTGACGTCGACGATGGTGGGCATGCGGGTCATGGGGGGCTGGTCCGGGTTTGTTGCGCGGTCGAGATTGGGTTTACTATCGTGGGCAGGTAAGCTGATGCGACTGCTGAAGCTTGAATGTAGCTTACGATGTTTGGTGGTGTCCACGGGGCGCGTGCTTGTCTATTTGCCCCGTCGAATTGGATGTTCAACTTCCGCTCCGTATGAGAAAAAGAAATTGCGAATAATGATTATGAAGTTAGCTCTATGACATCAGCCGAATTTGAGCAGCTCAAGGAACAAACTGCCGAGTCAGTCGCGGCGTTTGGGAAAGCGGCATACGAACGGAGAACCATAGTTGCCGTCCGCACGTGGAAATGCATCGAAACGCAGGTACTCCGGCAACCGGGCGTCTATTGGATAGAGACGAACATGCCGGTGGAAAAACTCCAGCGCGCGATTTCGAAGGTCACGGATAAGAATCGGAAAATACGGAAGAATGCTCCTAAAGGTACTGAGATTTTGCAGCAAAAAGGCACGGACAGCTATGTCGCTTACTCGGGAACAGAGGTCAATCTTCAAAAACGGCTGGGCCAACATCTCTTCAATCGAGGGAACGCGGATACCCAAAAACTCGCATGCTTGGTTGATGAGCCACCGTTCAATGAATATAAATGGCAAGTGTCTTTTACTGTCATTAAACAGGACATTCTGAGGTACGCGGTAGAGAGCTGGTGGCGCCTGGAGCACGGTTGGCCAGCCTTCTGCCTGCGATAGGTGCAATGTCTGTTTCCTTCACGCCAAGCCCGGCCAGTGCCGCATCAAGCGAGCGCGCGATCCGGCTACTTGCGAAATATGACTCCGAATGTGAAACGCTTTAGAATCCCGGCAGTGATTGTTGGGGCGAGCTTGGTATCGCGGCGTCATTCCAAAGCTTAGTCGCAAGGGGATGGCGGGAGAGATGGATGAGTCGGTAGAGAGGCCCCTTGTTCATGTTAACGAACAGAGGCTTAGTTTTCGCGACCTGCATCTTCGTCAAGTCGGTCACTAGAGTTTCCCAATATTCCAGGTATGCGCCCACCTGTTCACGCTTTGGTACTGCGTCGAGCCGTAGATTGTTGCGCCAGCCGGGCGCTGCCGCATCCAGTCTGGAGCTGACGAGGTTGAAGTCGCCCCCGACGTTTCGCTGGACGTCCATTACACTGAAGTGAATCAGGATATCGATATTTGGCCGAGCGGACAGCTTGCGGATTATCTCGAAGTCTAGATGCTCGATGTTGAACGGGTCGAGGAACGCGAAGTGCAATCCCTTCGGCAGAGCATCAAGCACCCAGTCGACGGTTACGGAGGCTTTGCCCGGGTATGCTCGGACATTAGCGCCGGCGGAGCGAAGGCGCGTCGCGCATGCTTCGACACTGTCCGCGTTCGCATCGCCTATGTAAATTTCGTTAAACGGAGCGTCCCCTTTCGCTGATATGCGCCATGCCGCTAACACTCCACCGTCCGAGATGCTTTTTGAATCACGGTTCATGACGCGCCCAGGACCCGAGAAGAGATCGATGAACGAGGCGTAAGGCCATTTCGCACGCGCCATACGCGCAGAGTCGATATAGCGTGTAAGTGCCAAGTGCTTGTTTTCCGACCAGGCACCAACCTTCATGACCGGCAACCCATCAGCCGGGTCAATGGCGATGTCGCCTTCCTGTTTGCTGTTCACGCTCTGTTCCCGTTTTCTAGGAGCTCAATGGGGAGATTAAATAGTATGCCGTGATTTCGAAATTTTTACTAAAACCTGATAATCTTTCGACAGACCAAGGGCCACACAATACAGCTAATGGCAAAGTCAAAAGATAAGTATCTCTGGCAAGTCGGGAAGCCGCCGCCGATTCTTGACCAGCACAGTGCCGTAAAGCACTCGATTGTCGAAAGCTACGTTCAAAGATACATCGAGACGGTGATGTCTCAAGCCATTATTCCGAGGCTGACTTTGTCGTTGGTCGATGGTTTCGCGGGCGGAGGGGAGTACCTCAGCGAAGCTGGTATATCGGTCGATGGAACGCCACCTTTGATGATGCGTGCGACGCACGCGGCTCGCGCCAGCATAAACGTTGGTCGCAATGTTACGGAGCGCGAGGTCGACGCCGAATTCTTCTTCATCGAGAAACGGCGAGAGTCAGCAAGGTATCTGCGTGAACATATTGATAAGCGGCGCGCGGAAGGGACTATCGCTGACATGGACTATCAGCGAACGACCATCCGGAATGCGAGCTTCGTAGACGAATTGCCCGGAATCGTCACGCGAATCAAACAGCGTCGCGGTGGCTTTCGCTCCATCTTTCTGCTCGACCAGTACAGCTACAACGCCATACCGATGGGCACGCTTCGATGGTTGATGTCGGAGCTACCAGGTGCCGAGGTCATCATGACCTTCAACGTCGACTCGCTGCTAACGTACATTAGTGACAGGGAAACGAATCGGAAGGCGGTCCGCGGCGTTGACCTCGAAGGCTACATCCCGTGGGTGCACCTAGGACAAATCAAGGCGGAGCATGGTCGAGCGTCGCTGCAAAGATACGTGGCGCACGGCATTAAGGAGGAGACGGGCGCACCGTTTATGACGTTGTTCTTCGTGCGTCCCCACGCAGCGAACCCTTGGAGCTACTGGCTTGTGCATATGTCGCAGCGTTACAAGGCGCACGACGTCATGAAATCGCTCCATTGGGACCACTCAAGCGAGTTCGGACATGAGCTTGAACCAGGGCTTTTCATTCTTGGCTATGACCCAAAGCGCGATGAAGAATACAACGGCCAGTCATCACTTTTGTTCGATAAAAGTGGGGAACAACGCTGTATTGAGACGCTGACCGACGACCTCGGTCGCCTACTTTCTAGTCAGCAGCAACCTGTCTCGGTTGCGCAGCTGTTCACGGGAAATATTTCGAACACGATCGCGGACGAAGCTCGTCTGCAAAAGGTGCTCCGTAGCCTGCATGCGGCAGGCACCATCGCGGTGTCGAACAAAGAAGACCGAGCGCGGCGGCCGTCAAAGCTGTATCGACCGACCGACATCATCGAATACTCCCGACAACTGCGGTTCACCTAAGCCGACGTGGTCAGGTTAGTGGAATGGACAGACCTCGTTCAGGCATATCGTCCCAGGTACGCCCTTCAAGAAGCCGGCCGTTGGCTGTCTTGGAGCGGCGTACACCGTCGCTCCCCCACGTGCCCCATTGCTTGAAGAAGAACTTCACGCCTCGCTCCTCGCACTGAACCTTGACGTTCTGTACCCAGTCTTCCCGCATCGGGCGTGCCTTCGGACCAGATTCTCCGCCGACAATTACCCAATCAATGTTCTCGAGATTTAGGGTACCCAAGTCCTCGAGCAGTGGTTCGACTGACAAGAAACGAACGCCGCCTTCCACGCGACGCAGCTCGTCAATTCTCGGTAGGCCGTGCCTGCGGTCCTCGACGGTGACGCCAAGCCACGCATTTGCTGGTATCTCTCGACGGCTGCAATAGGACGCCAAGCGCTCTGCTCGCTTCGTGAGTATCTGAAAGGTGTGTTGAGGGCATGCTCGAATCGAATCGAACACCTGCGTGATGTAGGCGTCAGACACAGAGCGGTGAAACAGGTCCGACATCGAATTGACGAAGTAGACCGTCGGGTTTTTCCGCTTCAGTGGCTCGTCCAAACGATTGGGCAGAATGGTCAGCCGGAAGCCATTTTCATAGCCTGGAGTTCCCATGGCATGCAAACGTTTTGCCATGCCTTCGGCGTAGCAGTTTTTGCAGCCTTTAGAGATTTTTGTGCAACCGACAGTCGGGTTCCACGTACGCTCCGTCCACTCAATTTTGCTTTGCCCGCCGCTCATTGTTCGACCTCTCAATTAGTTTGCGATTTTATCCAGCTTCCCGTGGCTGCTACGAAATAGCCATACTTTCGTCATGTGGTCGCGTTTGTCGCAAGCTTCCGCGCGACAAACGAGAGAAAAATGGAACACGCATCCGCGTCAGGCACCTAAGCAGTATAAAGATCGAGACTGTATATCTATACAGTGGATGAGTAAATACGATTGGGCGATAGCGGGAAATAGATTCGGTCCATGCGTCGGCTAGATAGTCCCGGGAAAGTGCTTCCGGCCAATGCCAGCAAGGCTTTTGAAACAAAACAAAGAACGCGCATCTCCAGCAAACATCTCGGGCGTGGGACGCTGCGATGGCGCGCAAAGCAAGAATTGGGGGCAACCGCAGACAAAGGGGCGCTTGGAAATGCTCCAGCGTCACTTTGTCATTGATTCTGGTTGTGCCTTGTTAAGTAAGCTCAGCGGCTAATGAACGCGCCTCGTAACCAAACCTAACTGAGGCCTCGTAACCGAGAATAATGCAACTCAGCATGCCAAAGGTGAAACATTCCCCCTACTCCACCGTCACCGACTTCGCCAGATTCCTCGGCTTATCAATATCCGTCCCTCTAGCCAGCGCCGCATGAAACGCCAGCAACTGCATCGGAATCGTGTGCAGGATCGGCGAAAGCAACCCGTAGTACTCCGTCAGCCGGATCACCTCCATATCCGCACTCGGCGCAATCCCGCAATCGATATCGGCAAACACGAACAGTTTTCCGCTACGTGCGGAAACCTCGTGCATGTTCGACTTCAGCTTTTCCAGCAACCGGTCATTAGGCGCCACCGCCACCACAGGCATCTGATCGCTGATCAACGCCAGCGGTCCATGTTTCAATTCACCCGCCGCGTACGCCTCGGCATGAATGTACGAAATCTCCTTCATCTTCAGCGCGCCTTCCAGCGCAACCGGATAATGCATACCGCGACCAAGGAACAGAATATTGTCCTTACGCGTCAACAATTCCGACCAAGCCATAATTTGAGGCTCAAGCGCAAGTACCCGGCTCATCGCATCGGGCAGATGACGGAGCGCACGCAAATGCATCTGCTCATCCGCGTCGGAAAGCCG is a window of Paraburkholderia sp. D15 DNA encoding:
- the tcmP gene encoding three-Cys-motif partner protein TcmP — translated: MNSKQEGDIAIDPADGLPVMKVGAWSENKHLALTRYIDSARMARAKWPYASFIDLFSGPGRVMNRDSKSISDGGVLAAWRISAKGDAPFNEIYIGDANADSVEACATRLRSAGANVRAYPGKASVTVDWVLDALPKGLHFAFLDPFNIEHLDFEIIRKLSARPNIDILIHFSVMDVQRNVGGDFNLVSSRLDAAAPGWRNNLRLDAVPKREQVGAYLEYWETLVTDLTKMQVAKTKPLFVNMNKGPLYRLIHLSRHPLATKLWNDAAIPSSPQQSLPGF
- a CDS encoding three-Cys-motif partner protein TcmP; its protein translation is MAKSKDKYLWQVGKPPPILDQHSAVKHSIVESYVQRYIETVMSQAIIPRLTLSLVDGFAGGGEYLSEAGISVDGTPPLMMRATHAARASINVGRNVTEREVDAEFFFIEKRRESARYLREHIDKRRAEGTIADMDYQRTTIRNASFVDELPGIVTRIKQRRGGFRSIFLLDQYSYNAIPMGTLRWLMSELPGAEVIMTFNVDSLLTYISDRETNRKAVRGVDLEGYIPWVHLGQIKAEHGRASLQRYVAHGIKEETGAPFMTLFFVRPHAANPWSYWLVHMSQRYKAHDVMKSLHWDHSSEFGHELEPGLFILGYDPKRDEEYNGQSSLLFDKSGEQRCIETLTDDLGRLLSSQQQPVSVAQLFTGNISNTIADEARLQKVLRSLHAAGTIAVSNKEDRARRPSKLYRPTDIIEYSRQLRFT
- a CDS encoding phage Gp37/Gp68 family protein, whose amino-acid sequence is MSGGQSKIEWTERTWNPTVGCTKISKGCKNCYAEGMAKRLHAMGTPGYENGFRLTILPNRLDEPLKRKNPTVYFVNSMSDLFHRSVSDAYITQVFDSIRACPQHTFQILTKRAERLASYCSRREIPANAWLGVTVEDRRHGLPRIDELRRVEGGVRFLSVEPLLEDLGTLNLENIDWVIVGGESGPKARPMREDWVQNVKVQCEERGVKFFFKQWGTWGSDGVRRSKTANGRLLEGRTWDDMPERGLSIPLT